In the Nerophis lumbriciformis linkage group LG18, RoL_Nlum_v2.1, whole genome shotgun sequence genome, gtcctgttacctaatgttttttgttgttgaaactactatcagtcctgttacctaatgttttttgttgttgaaactactatcagtcctgttacctaatgttttttgttgttgaaactactatcagtcctgttacctaatgttttttgttgttgaaactactatcagtcctgttacctaatgttttttgttgttgaaactactatcagtcctgttacctaatgtttttgttgttgaagctactatcagtcctgttacctaatgtgTTTTGTCGTTGAAACTactatcagtcctgttacctaatgtgTTTTGTCGTTGAAACTACTATCAGTCCTGTGacataatgttttttgttgttgaaactactatcagttctgttacctaatgttttttattgttgaaactactatcagtcctgttaccgaatgttttttgttgttgaaactactatcagtcctgttacctaatgtttttgtctttgaaactactatcagtcctgttacctaatgttttttgttgttgaaactactatcagtcctgttaccgaatgttttttgttgttgaaactactatcagtcctgttacctaatgtttttgtctttgaaactactatcagtcctgttacctaatgttttttgttgttgaaactactatcagtcctgttacctaatgttttttgttgttgaaactactatcagtcctgttacctaatgttttttgttgttgaaactactatcagtcctgttacctaatgtttttgttgttgaagctactatcagtcctgttacctaatgttttttgttattgaaactactatcagtcctgttacctaatgtttttGCTGTTGAAACGactatcagtcctgttacctaatgtttttgttgttgaaactactatcagtcctgttacctaatgtttttgttgttgaaactactatcagtcctgttacctaatgtttttgttgttgaaactactatcagtcctgttacctaatgttttttgttgttgaaactactatcagtcctgttgcctaatgttttttgttgttgaaactaccatcagtcctgttacctaatgtttttgttgttgaaactacgtaagtgtagctgctagctcctagcagcctagtctaccatgtttaccttttgtaaataaatCGACTAAAAAGACAACACCatcctttttgctgatatcggagcgATATCAGATATCAACATAGAGTCGGGGCGCCCCTGGCAGTAACAGGAAGTTGTATGAGGCATGACAGACAGGTTTAGGGCGGGGCTTGCTTACCAGCACTCTGAATGGTGACCACAAAAGAAGGGGATCTGCAGCCACAGCTTCTCAGGGGCGCAGTCTGAGCCACCTGACGCCACACACTCGTCAAAGGTCTGCCAGACATGAAAGAAATAAAGTTTGCTGAACCGAGGTGAGGAAGAATGAAAAGACGACCTTCTTGTCGCCTTGCTTCCTTCGCCGCAGGCCGGGCCGGTAGTCGTCGCCAAAGCGCAGGAAGTAGTAATACGACACCAGGCGCTCGATGGGGTCTCGCACCACGTTGATGTAGAACGGCTGGCCCTTCACGCCGTGCCTGAACACCGAGAGTCCAATTAGCACGTTTACTTCCTGCGCCCGCGCTCTGTGCCGGGTCTTACTTGGAGAAGTCGATGTAGGCGACGTGGCCGTGGTAGAAGCCGGGCTTCATCTCTCGCCAGGAGGTGACGTTGCGTACAAAGCGCACCTGCGTTCATAAGAGGAAGTCACGTTACACGCCTGCCTCAAAATGGTCAATTATgttttcttattcatatactttttaaatgtgcttttagtCAGAATGGAACAATTCCATTCCATACACCCAACATATTTTCTAAGTAAAAGAAAACTCCAAAAGGTACACAAGCACACTTGCATGCAATTGTAATAAACACTATATGAATGCCTAGAAGTACATATTAAATTACATGCTTCTTTTGTTGTCTTCTTTAAAATTTGACAAACATGCCTAGAAGCACAAATTAAATGGTATGCTTGTTTTGTTGACctcttttaaaatgtaatcataTGCTTCTTAACATGCCCAAACATACAAATTATATGATATggtttttttgttgtctttttaaaaattttaaacatGCCCAAATTTACAAATCAAATATGCTTCTTTAGTTGTCTTTTTAAAATTTCACGAACATGCCCAAATGTACAAATTAAATGATATGCATtttttgtcttttaaaaaaaaaaatatccggATTATGCCTAGAAGTACAAATTAAATTACATGCTTCTTGTGTTGTCTTCTTTTAAATTTCACAAACATGCCAAGGAGTGCGATGAGGTGgctccttgtccagggtgtaccccgccttacgcccgattgcagctgagataggctccagcaccccccgcgaccccaaaagggacaagcggtagaaaatggatggatggatgctaaggAGTACAAATTAAATTACATGCTTATTGTGTTGTCTTCTTTAAAATTTCACAAACATGCCTAGAAGTACAAATTACATTTTATGCttgttttgctgtattttttaaACAGATAATCATATGCTTTATAACATGTCCAAACGTACAAATGAAATATgctttttttgttgtctttttaaaAATTTCACAAACATGCCCAAATGTACATATTCAAATCATATAattattttgttgtctttttaAAATGTTCACAAACATACCCAAATGTACATATTTAAATCATATAATCATtacattgtctttttaaaaatTTCTCAAACATGCCCAAACGTACAAATTAAATATGCTTCTTTTGttgtcttttaaaaaaatgcaggAACATGCCTAGAAGTACAATTTAAATGAtatgctttattttattttttaacatttcacGAACATGACTAGATGTACGAATTAAATGATATGCTTCTTTTGTtgtctttttattaaaaaaaactctggAACATGCCTAGAAGTACAATTTAAATTACATGCTTCTTTTgatgtctttttttaaatttcacgAACATGCCCAAACGTACAAATTAAATCAAATGCttcttttgttgtctttttttttaatttcacaaACATACCCAAACGTACAAATTAAATCAAATGCttcttttgttgtcttttttttaaatttcacaaACATGCCCAAACGTACAGATTAAATGATATGCTTCTTTTGCTGTCTTTTAAAATATTTCCCAAACCTTCCCCAAAAATACAAACTAAATGACGTGCCTAGAAGTACAATTTCAATGATATAAtttgttttcttgtctttttttacatttcacgAACATGCCTAGATGTACAAATTAAATATGCTTCTTTGGTTGTCTTTTTCACGAAAATGTCTTAAGagtacatatataattatatgcttttgttgttgtctttaaaaaaattcacaaaCAAGATGGAAccagctagtggtgagtgcttttaGTCTCCAAGGGAGCAGTGAATTAGAAAGTATCcattaacaaacgtgtccgcatcactcaaTTTACTGCACCATGAGCTTAACtacatgaattattgtgaccactaagtGTCCCCAAaatcaattaccactccactccaATTTAAAGGCAGCATAAGTCCAAATTTTAACGCATTGGGAAAAGACCGCGTGAGGAACACTAAACACTGATGCTGATAGAACTACAAAAACTTTCTATTTTAAGCGTAACAGAGTTCATATGCTGCATTTTCACATATCTGGATCATTTCCAGACTCTCCTGACTGAGCGGCAAGTCTGACCTGGTCCTGCAGAGACATGACGGGGTTGTTCTTGGTGGTGTTGATGTGCAGCACGTGGAAGCGGTTCTTGGCGCAAAGGTCGTAGGCGATGTTGGTGAAGGACGTGCTGGCCGTCTTCGGCACCCTGTTGTAGATGACCACCGCGTCGTCGTTGCCTTCGTCCGCCGCCGGCGAGGAGAGGTCGTGAGTGCCTTCCTCGCCGTGACGCGGCTCCACCGCCGCCAGCTCGTGTCTGGCCATGGCGCGCTCTGCGGGGAAAGAGAATCagcacatttaaagttaaagctgctgatggtgtgtttgacggaggagCAGCTGGAAGAAGATACTgtgaaaaaacacttttttttttgtgtggggGTAGTTTGCAATGTTGTGAACTGTGTACTGTATCATACTGCAAGCTGTAAGTACATGAAATAACAGTGTTGGCGCTCGGAATCTTCCAAATGGggtcccatcaagtcataaaaatggggtcccacagtaaatatttggggtcccacttttttgtaagcgttttgaaaacaaatgtatgcactaccctgttatatctcacattctatgttgtgttttggaaaaaggttgtcattaacgttacttcattcattcaaaaaaataatacaaaagaaaacaaatgcagTATTTGTCATCGATAAAACTTTCTGCGAATCAAAATTGAAGAAACTGTACcagaaagtgcattactttgaagtcaatcaataataaataattaatagttTGACCCGgaaatatacagtattttccggaccgtagggcgcaccggattataaggcgcactgccgatggatGGTCTAtgtttaatcttttttcatagggcgcattaaaagagtcatattattatgattattttctcaatgtaaaagacttccttgtggtctacataacatgtaatggtggttctttgctcaaaatattgcacagatgatgttttacacatcatcttcaagtcactttctgacagtcgcttcaggatgcgccgttttgtgggcggtcttatttacgtgcctccacttcgacagcgtgacctcctgctggacccactatggactggactctcacactattatgttagatccactatggactggactctcactattatgttagatccactatggactggactctcactgttatgttagatccactatggactggactctcactattacgtatgttagatccactatggactggactctcacaatattatgctagatccactatggactggactctcacactattatgttagatccactatggactggactgtcacactatcatgttagatccactatagactgtactctcactattatgttagatccactatggactggactctcacactattatgttagatccactatggactggactctcacactattatgttagatccactatggactggactctcacactattatgttagatccactatggactggactctcacactattatgttagatccactatggactggactctcacactaactcatgttagatccactatggactggactctcacactatctcatgttagatccactatggactggactctcacacttttatgttagattcactatggactggactctcacactattatgttacattcactatggactggactctcactattatgttagatccgctatggaccggactctcacactattatgttagatccactatggactggactctcactattatgttagatccactatggactagactctcacattattatgttagatccactatggactggactctcacacttttatgttagatccactatggactggactctcacactattatgttagatccactatggactggactctcacactagctcatgttagatccactatggactggactctcacactatctcatgttagatccactatggactggactctcacacttttatgtttgattcactatggactggactctcacactattatgttagatccgctatggactggactctcacactattatgttcgatccactaaggactggactctcacactatcatgttagatccactatggactggactctcacactattatgttagatccactatggactggactctcacactattatgttagatccactatggactggactctcacactattatgttagatccactatggactggactctcacactaactcatgttagatccactatggactggactctcacactatctcatgttagatccactatggactggactctcacacttttatgtttgattcactatggactggactctcacactattatgttacattcactatggactggactctcactattatgttagatccgctatggaccggactctcacactattatgttagatccactatggactggactctcactattatgttagatccactatggactggactctcacattattatgttagatccaccatggactggactctcacacttttatgttagatccactatggactggactctcaaacttttatgttagatccactatggactggactctcaaacttttatgttagatccactatggactggactctcacactattatgttagatccactatggactggactctcacactattatgttagatccactatggactggactctcaaacttttatgttagatccactatggactggactctcacactattatgttagatccactatggactggactctcactattatgttagatcccctatggactggactctcacactatctcatgttagatccactatggactggactctcacacttttatgtttgattcactatggactggactctcactattatgttacattcactatggactggactctcactattatgttagatccgctatggaccggactctcacactattatgttagatccactatggactggactctcactattatgttagatccactatggactggactctcacattattatgttagatccactatggactggactctcacacttttatgttagatccactatggactggactctcacactattatgttagatccactatggactggactctcacactggctcatgttagatccactatggactggactctcacactatctcatgttagatccactatggactggactcttacacttttATGtttgattcactatggactggactctcacactattatgttagatccactatggactggactctcacactagctcatattagatccactatggactggactctcactattatgttagatccactatggactggactctcacattattatgttagatccactatggactggactctcacactattatgttagatccgctatggactggactctcactattatgttagatccgctatggactggactctcacactattatgttcgatccactaaggactggactctcacactatcatgttagatccactatggactggactctcacactattatgttagatccactatggactggactctcacactattatgttagatccactatggactggactctcactattatgttagatccactatggactggactctcacattattatgttagatccactatggactggactctcacacttttatgttagatccactatggactggactctcacactattatgttagatccactatggactggactctcacactggctcatgttagatccactatggactggactctcacactatctcatgttagatccactatggactggactctcacacttttatgtttgattcactatggactggactctcacacttttatgtttgattcactatggactggactctcacactattatgttagatccgctatggactggactctcactattatgttagatccgctatggactggactctcacactattatgttcgatccactaaggactggactctcacactatcatgttagatccactatggactggactctcacactattatgttagatccactatggactggactctcacactattatg is a window encoding:
- the hs2st1b gene encoding heparan sulfate 2-O-sulfotransferase 1, with protein sequence MGFLRVMMPLKFQLLAFLTFGVTMLFIENQIQRLDESRAKLERAMARHELAAVEPRHGEEGTHDLSSPAADEGNDDAVVIYNRVPKTASTSFTNIAYDLCAKNRFHVLHINTTKNNPVMSLQDQVRFVRNVTSWREMKPGFYHGHVAYIDFSKHGVKGQPFYINVVRDPIERLVSYYYFLRFGDDYRPGLRRRKQGDKKTFDECVASGGSDCAPEKLWLQIPFFCGHHSECWNVGSRWALEQAKFNLVERYLLVGVTEELEDFIMILEATLPRFFKGASALYKTGKKSHLRKTTEKKPPAQETTAKLQQSKAWKLENEFYEFALEHFQFVRAHAVREKDGELLALAQSFFYEKIYPKAS